The Candidatus Nitrosocosmicus franklandus genome contains a region encoding:
- a CDS encoding response regulator → MIIEDEQDLLNLYKDFLINKGYHISVTNTTASNILNDYEEFKPDLVILDYKLPDGKNGLEAANEIFNKYPFASILIISAYDSVKQAFNSDKRFITKNIKLLIKPFKLTKLNELAVELVNKKTNKHIKS, encoded by the coding sequence ATGATAATTGAAGATGAACAGGATTTGTTGAATCTGTATAAAGATTTTCTAATCAATAAAGGTTATCACATTTCTGTTACAAACACTACCGCATCCAATATTCTAAACGATTACGAAGAATTCAAACCCGACCTTGTAATTCTTGATTACAAATTACCCGATGGTAAAAATGGACTAGAAGCTGCAAATGAAATTTTCAATAAATACCCGTTTGCCTCGATCCTCATAATTTCGGCATACGATTCTGTAAAGCAAGCATTTAACAGCGATAAGAGGTTTATAACGAAAAATATAAAATTGTTAATAAAACCATTTAAACTAACAAAACTAAATGAGTTAGCTGTAGAGCTGGTTAATAAAAAAACTAATAAACATATTAAGAGTTAA
- a CDS encoding NAD(P)-dependent malic enzyme, with product MTLKEDSLSLHRILKGKIEISSRISADNIFETEGERGKGTLSSIYTPGVAYVSEEIRDHKDLVYEYTSKWNNIAIVCDGTRVLGLGNVGPESALPVMEGKSVLFKTLANVNAFPLCISITDKEDIIRFVRSIEPSFGAINIEDIESPKVLEIVEALQNELTIPVFHDDRHGTAVITLAALINSLRLLNKKTKNVRIVIAGAGSAGYGIFRILLRMGFKSIIVVDKQGAIYEGREPDIEGSDSHNQRNRDNLSPSNNQINPFKKEIALNSNKQKIKGDIVTAIEGADVFIGTSGKGGLLNSKMIKSMNKDPIIFALSNPDPEILPAQAINAGAAIVATGRSDFPNQINNAVVFPAIFRALLDLRIRNLSEDILIAVSKSIADLVDIKHLSKTYIVPKINDPRILPVVTKSVKEYIIKRHDK from the coding sequence TTGACACTAAAAGAAGATTCACTCAGTCTCCATCGAATTCTTAAGGGAAAGATTGAGATCTCCAGTAGAATTTCGGCAGATAATATTTTTGAAACTGAAGGAGAAAGAGGCAAGGGAACACTAAGTTCAATTTATACACCTGGCGTAGCTTACGTATCTGAAGAGATTAGGGATCATAAAGATTTGGTCTACGAATACACATCCAAATGGAACAATATTGCAATTGTTTGTGATGGGACCCGGGTTTTAGGTTTAGGTAACGTTGGCCCAGAAAGTGCTTTGCCAGTCATGGAAGGAAAATCGGTTCTATTTAAAACGCTAGCAAATGTCAATGCTTTTCCTTTATGTATATCCATTACAGATAAGGAAGATATCATAAGATTCGTAAGATCTATTGAACCGTCTTTTGGGGCAATCAATATAGAAGATATAGAATCACCGAAAGTTTTGGAAATTGTCGAGGCCCTTCAAAACGAATTGACTATCCCTGTTTTTCACGACGATAGACATGGTACAGCGGTAATTACTCTGGCGGCATTAATAAATTCCTTAAGATTGTTAAACAAAAAAACAAAAAACGTAAGAATAGTAATAGCTGGAGCTGGTTCTGCAGGATATGGAATTTTTAGAATATTACTTAGAATGGGATTTAAAAGTATCATAGTAGTTGACAAGCAAGGTGCAATATATGAAGGGAGAGAACCTGATATCGAAGGCTCCGATTCACACAATCAAAGAAATAGAGATAATCTTTCACCTAGTAACAATCAGATTAATCCGTTTAAGAAGGAAATCGCATTAAACTCAAACAAACAAAAGATAAAAGGAGATATAGTAACGGCTATCGAGGGAGCAGATGTTTTTATAGGTACATCAGGAAAGGGAGGCTTGCTGAATTCCAAAATGATAAAAAGTATGAATAAAGATCCAATTATTTTTGCTCTAAGTAACCCAGATCCAGAGATATTACCTGCGCAAGCAATCAATGCGGGAGCTGCAATAGTGGCCACGGGTCGCTCTGATTTCCCAAACCAAATAAATAATGCGGTAGTTTTTCCTGCAATATTTAGAGCCTTATTAGATTTAAGGATAAGGAATTTGAGTGAAGATATTTTGATAGCCGTTTCAAAATCTATAGCAGACTTAGTGGATATCAAGCATTTATCTAAAACATATATAGTTCCAAAAATAAACGACCCAAGAATACTACCAGTAGTAACCAAATCAGTGAAAGAGTACATCATCAAGCGGCATGACAAGTAA
- a CDS encoding inositol monophosphatase family protein: MSVLEILKECAMNVYNNTKDIIGTAEGREKFEIGAGGDVSTKIDLIAEKSVFDTLKKNAFVPNVVGEECGLVKGKDAGLIVMDGVDGTTNANCGLPFYCCSLAYSPDTNLTSVTDSVVFNLVSGDIFYASNSKGSFMNDKRLSVVKNHPLTISDMVIGLNISGLSKEHFNAISDLISSVSHIRHLGANALELCYFARGSIDAYIDIRNKIRSIDMAACYLIAKEAGGLIFDTNGRELNCQLSIDTRMSFIAVSSNEVYNWIKNFINS, from the coding sequence ATGTCAGTTCTGGAAATATTAAAAGAATGTGCAATGAATGTTTATAATAATACAAAAGATATAATAGGTACTGCTGAAGGAAGAGAAAAATTTGAAATTGGTGCTGGAGGTGATGTTTCAACCAAGATTGATTTGATAGCTGAAAAATCTGTTTTTGACACATTGAAGAAAAATGCATTTGTACCAAATGTTGTTGGAGAAGAATGCGGTTTGGTAAAAGGTAAGGATGCGGGTTTAATTGTAATGGATGGTGTGGATGGTACAACCAATGCTAACTGTGGATTACCTTTTTACTGTTGTTCACTAGCTTATTCTCCAGATACAAATCTGACATCAGTTACCGACTCTGTAGTATTTAATTTAGTATCAGGAGATATCTTTTACGCTTCTAATTCAAAAGGTTCATTTATGAATGATAAGAGACTTTCCGTTGTAAAAAATCACCCTCTAACAATTAGTGATATGGTTATAGGACTTAATATCTCTGGATTATCTAAGGAACATTTCAACGCGATCTCGGATTTGATATCCTCTGTTAGTCATATTAGACACTTGGGCGCTAACGCTTTAGAATTATGCTATTTTGCAAGAGGATCAATAGATGCTTATATTGATATTAGGAACAAGATTCGATCTATAGATATGGCTGCATGTTATCTTATAGCGAAGGAAGCTGGAGGATTAATATTCGATACTAATGGAAGGGAATTGAATTGTCAACTTTCTATAGATACCAGGATGTCATTTATTGCCGTATCTAGTAATGAAGTGTATAACTGGATCAAGAACTTTATAAATTCTTAA
- a CDS encoding transcription initiation factor IIB codes for MHNSLILNQLDKITSSHQHSIIYDYDKGEKLCKVCGVIVQDKIFDVEFSADFYKYKSDTNTALPQSVILNDKGMSTSIADYDATSSKRFSNRKEHNKIEFLNKIVSCSNKKRNLKIVIDLLNRIKDKLSLTSACIEEALQYYKKALEKGMIKGRSIKEMIVACVYLVCKKVNIPRTLSEISQVVEADEIFAARCYRLLMRELKITHVQFKPTIFIRKIADEANINERTARESIDLLLAIQNENIFLGKNSLSIAAAILYLTCRKHKQKISQARIAYAASINIMTLRKRLSEVRNVITNASFLN; via the coding sequence ATGCATAATAGTTTAATATTAAATCAGCTGGACAAGATCACTTCTAGTCACCAGCATTCTATAATCTATGATTATGATAAAGGTGAAAAACTATGCAAGGTATGCGGAGTAATTGTTCAAGACAAGATTTTTGATGTTGAATTTAGCGCCGACTTTTACAAGTATAAAAGTGATACAAATACAGCTCTACCACAATCAGTTATTTTGAATGATAAAGGAATGTCAACTTCTATCGCAGATTATGATGCAACAAGTTCAAAAAGATTTTCCAATAGAAAGGAACATAATAAGATCGAATTTCTCAACAAAATCGTGAGTTGTTCAAACAAGAAGAGAAACCTAAAGATTGTTATCGATCTTCTAAATAGAATTAAAGATAAATTATCATTGACATCTGCGTGTATAGAAGAGGCATTACAGTATTACAAGAAGGCACTGGAAAAAGGCATGATTAAAGGCAGGTCTATAAAGGAAATGATAGTTGCTTGTGTTTACCTAGTATGCAAAAAGGTTAACATACCAAGAACCCTTTCAGAGATTTCACAAGTAGTAGAAGCAGACGAGATTTTTGCCGCAAGATGTTATAGACTCCTAATGAGAGAATTAAAGATTACGCATGTACAGTTTAAACCCACGATATTTATAAGAAAAATTGCAGACGAGGCCAACATAAACGAGAGAACTGCAAGAGAATCTATAGATTTATTGTTAGCAATACAAAATGAAAATATTTTCTTAGGCAAGAATTCCCTCTCCATTGCTGCTGCCATTTTATATTTAACCTGCAGAAAACATAAACAAAAGATATCTCAGGCCAGAATTGCTTATGCTGCTAGCATTAACATTATGACATTAAGAAAAAGACTTTCAGAAGTGCGAAATGTAATTACTAACGCATCATTTTTGAATTGA
- a CDS encoding Lrp/AsnC family transcriptional regulator, whose protein sequence is MPEAFVLMNAELGSEESIVSELKKIDLVKHVYQVYGVYDIVALVEGESMDKVKETITWKLRKLNGVKSTLTMIVME, encoded by the coding sequence ATGCCAGAAGCTTTTGTGCTTATGAATGCAGAATTAGGAAGCGAAGAATCAATTGTGAGCGAGTTAAAAAAGATAGATTTGGTAAAACATGTTTACCAAGTCTATGGCGTATATGATATAGTTGCCCTAGTTGAAGGTGAGAGCATGGACAAAGTCAAGGAAACTATAACATGGAAGCTTAGAAAGCTCAATGGTGTGAAGTCGACATTAACTATGATAGTTATGGAGTAA
- a CDS encoding helix-turn-helix transcriptional regulator, which yields MLSQAGDDFQSVFFELAGDLRIYMLLKLAIRPYRLSQLATDLNATMQESHRNINRLIDSKLVKKTGEGELLLTPYGEIIVSLIPNFTFPFKHKDYFQEHTLSNLPLKFIQRIGSLNNCEVVVGVMAVLQRWKAVYNNSQQYIKEVISQVPIDLIETIAERVNNNVKFSYIFPADVVIPKGRHELLKKLGWKNFVSKGIVERRMVDKINIVTIFNERESCISFPTLKGEPDLNIMFYSTDESFHEWCVDFFEYEWAKAKLFDESKLSPEI from the coding sequence ATGCTTAGCCAGGCCGGAGACGATTTTCAGTCTGTATTCTTTGAACTTGCAGGCGACTTGCGTATTTATATGCTCCTAAAACTAGCAATTCGACCTTACAGATTATCTCAACTGGCTACAGATTTAAATGCAACTATGCAGGAATCTCATCGAAATATCAATAGATTAATAGATTCAAAATTGGTCAAAAAAACTGGAGAAGGCGAATTGTTGTTAACTCCTTATGGTGAAATAATTGTATCACTTATTCCGAATTTTACTTTTCCTTTCAAACATAAGGATTATTTTCAGGAACATACGCTTAGTAACCTGCCATTAAAATTTATTCAACGTATAGGTTCATTAAACAATTGCGAGGTAGTGGTGGGTGTAATGGCTGTTCTTCAACGTTGGAAGGCCGTTTATAATAACTCACAGCAATACATCAAAGAAGTCATATCTCAAGTACCAATTGATCTTATCGAAACAATTGCAGAGAGGGTTAACAACAATGTTAAATTCAGTTATATTTTTCCAGCTGATGTGGTTATACCAAAGGGGAGACATGAATTACTTAAGAAATTAGGTTGGAAAAACTTCGTCTCTAAAGGAATAGTAGAACGGAGAATGGTTGATAAAATTAATATAGTTACGATCTTTAACGAGAGGGAATCGTGCATTTCTTTCCCGACATTGAAGGGAGAACCAGATCTAAACATAATGTTTTATAGCACGGATGAATCCTTTCATGAGTGGTGTGTAGATTTCTTTGAGTACGAATGGGCAAAAGCAAAGCTCTTCGACGAATCCAAATTAAGCCCAGAAATCTAG